The region TTGGGAGAAGGGCCTGGCCAATCGCCTGGGtctctatttatatatttaagttcACAATGTTTCTCACGCTGACCAGCCTGAGGCCTGAGCTTCTAAAGGCCCACAGGCCTGTGGTCAGGTCTGGATCATTCTGCACCTttcctgggaggtgggagcacCCACGCTCTCCCCCATCTCCTTTTTCAGGCTCCtctagggcctagggcctaggaCCTTTGTTGTATTCCCACAGTTGTAACAAAGTTCTCACCCATAATAAAGGTTGTGAATGTTCAGTGTCAcggaggtgggctggggagggggttaaTCAGATTCCTGGTCCGGCGGGGAGAGGGTCcacattctgttcttcctttgCTGACCCTGGGTCCGAGTGAGCTCCACTTCCACGTGATAGGGGTGTCACTCTGCCCAGGTGTTGCAGCCAGAGCCTGAGGGCAAACTTGGTCCCTGTGCTGACCCTCTCTTGGCTGTCGGCCGCGGCTGGGGTGGTCCGCAGCAGTGTGGACGTGGGCAAGGCCAGAGGTCGAGCTCCTCCATCCTCTCCTAGTTCCACTGCAGGGACAGAGGGTGGTAGGTCCTGGGGAAGATGTCTGGGTGTCTCTGCCCCATCCTCTGTggcagccactgcagctgctacATCTGGTCCCAGCCACATAAAGGCGCTCACCTCTCCTGGGTTTGGTTGGATCCAGGCCTGCAGCTGCTGCTGTGACTCCTGGGAGATGACAAGTAGATAGAGAATGATGTGATGGTATCTGGGGAGACCCCAGCTCAGCCTAGGAGGGTAGGCAGACTCCCATAGCCCCAGAGGGACCCAAGAGAACTGGCCCCGGGGCAGCTGTAGTCCACTTTCCTCCCAAAGCTCTCGAAGCCCTCCATCCAACAGCTCTTCATCAAGTTCCACATGCCCACCTGGGGATACCCAGAGGTTGGGTGAATCGTTGAGGGTGCGTGTCCTTCGGGTCAACAAGACGGTCTGATCTCTGGACTGCAGAATGACCGCCACACCCAGATCCACACCTCGATTCGTGGGCAGCTCGGCCCCAGGAGCCCCGGGCTGCTGGTCCAGGGCAGCAAAAGGGCAGAAAGGGGGTCGCTGGAGCGGAAGCCTGGCCGACGCTCCTGGGAACGGCCTGTCCGAGAGGACGAGCTGTCCCCGCTTCAGGCCGCAGTGCGTGGGCCCCGGCCCAGCGCCCAGGAGGCCACACACACTCTGCGAGAAGCTCACGGGCTTGGGGCGCCCGGAGCCGAGCAGCAGCACCCGCGCCGCGGCCATAGCGCGCCCCCGGGGGCGGGGGACGGGGCctacagttattattattattattactatgccCATTTTGCAGACGGGAAAAATGAGATGCAGGAATTGAGTAAGTAGTAAAATTGGAATTTGAACCCACATTATGTGTCTCCAGAATCTGCTCACATAACCACTAACTATAGTGCTTTTTAATCATATATAGTCCAGGTTCATAtgcacaagaaaggaaaaaa is a window of Camelus bactrianus isolate YW-2024 breed Bactrian camel chromosome 24, ASM4877302v1, whole genome shotgun sequence DNA encoding:
- the LOC105071460 gene encoding nucleoside diphosphate-linked moiety X motif 17 — translated: MAAARVLLLGSGRPKPVSFSQSVCGLLGAGPGPTHCGLKRGQLVLSDRPFPGASARLPLQRPPFCPFAALDQQPGAPGAELPTNRGVDLGVAVILQSRDQTVLLTRRTRTLNDSPNLWVSPGGHVELDEELLDGGLRELWEESGLQLPRGQFSWVPLGLWESAYPPRLSWGLPRYHHIILYLLVISQESQQQLQAWIQPNPGEVSAFMWLGPDVAAAVAATEDGAETPRHLPQDLPPSVPAVELGEDGGARPLALPTSTLLRTTPAAADSQERVSTGTKFALRLWLQHLGRVTPLSRGSGAHSDPGSAKEEQNVDPLPAGPGI